The DNA segment tgctcctgctgctgttgCTGATCGCGGGGCTGCGCGCCCAGGgtgagcgggggcggggccggcgcgagGGACGCTGGGAGCGGGCGGGTCGACCCCCGGGCCCCAGCGCCAGGGTGGTGGGGGGCGCCTGGGTCCCGACACCGCCCCAGACCCGACTCCCGGCGCGCACCGCGGCGCCCACGCGGCTCCGGGGTCTGCATCCGGGTCCCCGGCAGGTGCAGGCGCCTACATCCGGGTCTCTGGtaggctccatccgggtccctggCAGGTACAGGAGCCTACATCCGGGCCTCCAGGCCTCATCCCGGTCTAGGGGGAATTCTATCCGGGTCTCTGGCAGGTACAGGGGACTACATCCGGGTCTggtggctccatccgggtccctagcaggtgcagggccctacatccaggtctctggtggctccatccgggtccccggCAGATGCAGGGCCTACATCCGGGTCTCTGGTGGCTCCATCGTGGTCTTTGGCAGGTACAGGAGCCTACATCCGGgttccttgcaggtgcagggccctacATCCGGACCTCCAGGCCTCATCCCGGTCTAGGGGGATTCTATCCGGGTctctggcaggtgcagggccctacatccgggtctctggtggctccatccgggtccctggCAGGTGCACGACCCTACATCCGGTTCTCTggtggctccatccgggtccctggcaggtgcagggcctacatccaggtctctggtggctccatccgggtccccagcaggtgcaggaccctacatccgggtctctggtggctccatccgggtccccggcaggtgcaggacccaacaTCCGGGTCTCTGTTAGGCTCCATCCGGGGCCCCAGAGACTCCAtcggggctccatccgggtccacagcaggtgcaggagcctacaTCCGGGTCTCTTTTGGCCTCATCTGGgtcccaggcagatgcagggcctacatccgggtctctggtggctccatccgggtccccggcaggagcaggggcctacatccgggtctctggtggctccatccaggtccccggcaggtgcaggggcctacatccgggtctctggtggctccatccgggtccccggcaggagcaggggcctacATCCGGGC comes from the Oryctolagus cuniculus chromosome X, mOryCun1.1, whole genome shotgun sequence genome and includes:
- the LOC138847595 gene encoding tetra-peptide repeat homeobox protein 1-like codes for the protein MASRAALPGLLLLLLLIAGLRAQGTGAYIRVPCRCRALHPDLQASSRSRGILSGSLAGAGPYIRVSGGSIRVPGRCTTLHPVLWWLHPGPWQVQGLHPGLWWLHPGPQQVQDPTSGSLLGSIRGPRDSIGAPSGSTAGAGAYIRVSFGLIWVPGRCRAYIRVSGGSIRVPGRSRGLHPGLWWLHPGPRQVQGPTSGSLVAPSGSPAGAGAYIRASRPHPSLWLAPFGSLAGARAYIRVSGGSIRVPGRSRGLHPGLWWLHPGPRQVQGPTSGSLVAPSESPAGAGAYIRVSGGSIRVPGRSRGLHPGLWWLHPGPRQVQGLHPGLWWLHPGTRQVQGLHPGSGGSVRVPGRCRAYIRVSGGSIRVPGRCTTLHPGL